The Alligator mississippiensis isolate rAllMis1 chromosome 8, rAllMis1, whole genome shotgun sequence genomic sequence CTCAGATTGGGGGATGAAGGGCATGGTCTGCACCCATATGGGGGCTGGGAGGCATGGTTGGCCATTGGCACCACCCCATGGCAGGTAAAGAGTATGGCCTGTGCCCTCAGTGGGGTATTAGGGGCATGGCCTGCattgtggctctgctcccagATGGGTGAGaggtgtggcctggccctgagTCAGGAAGCAAGAGATGTGGCCTGCCCCATGGCACCACTCctagattgtgtgtgtgtgggggggtatggcCAGTGCCTCTAATAGCCCCCATTTCTCCTGCCCCCACTTTGTTACCATAATACCCTTAAAACTGACCCCTAACTTTTTTGCTCCATGTTATCATAGTGCTTCTAAGAGCCACCCCTTAATTTTTACTGCCCCTTTGCTACAGTAAAGCCCCTAAGAGACCCCCAATTTCTTTTGCTCTCCATTGCTACTGTATTGCCTCTAAGAGTGTCCCCCTATTGCTACTGTAAGGCCCTAAAAGCCATCTTTTAAATTTTCCTGCTTTCCTTTGCTCCCATATTGCTTCTAGGAGCCATGCCCCCAATTTCTCCTGCTCCCCCATTGCTACCATAATGACCCTAATGCCAACCCCCAAATCCTCCTGTCCTCTCCAGCTGCTACTGCAGTTCCCCTAAGAATGATCCCCTAATTTCTTCTGCCCCTGTTGCAACCATAGCGCCCCTAAGAGACATCCCCCAAGttcttctgcccctgcccttgctgctgtAATGCATTCAAGATTAATGCCCCACCTCTTCCTTTCTCTCCACAGGTGGCTACTCCAAGTTCCAGGCAGAGTGGCCAGAGTACTGTGAGAGCAGCCAGGCAGTACCTGGCTccgggctcccagcagcagtggggggaggtgtgGTGGGTCTGGGGGGTTTGAGTCTGGGCTCAGATGGAGACTCAGGCTCACCGagtagcagtggtgggggagattCGGCgggtcccagccccccgcccccacacccaGTGCAGATTCTGCCCCACCTATATCTGGGAGGGGCCCGAGATGCAGCCGACCATGAGGCCCTGGCCCGCCTGGGTATCCGTTATGTGCTCAACGTCACACCCAACTTGCCCAACCTCTTTGCTGAGCACGGTGGCTTCCACTACAAGCAAATCCCCATCTCTGACCACTGGAGCCAAAACCTGGCCCGCTTCTTCCCCGAAGCCATTGCTTTCATCGGTGAGTGCCCCCCGCTCCCCGAGACCTACCCCTTCCCCCAGGCCATTTCCTTCATTAGCAAGGCCCCCCAGTCCTTCCCCTCCACTGGCCACCGCTCAtcaccagctcctcctcctcattgATTGCAGTCCATCCCCATTTCTGGCGGTGTCCTGTCTGTTTGTCCCACCACCTTCCCTCCGCCGACACTGTTGCATTGCCCCTGGCCCCTTCTCTTATGTCCTTTTCCCCTCCATGCAAGGGTGTGCACATGTtcctctgtctctgcctccttcCTACCCACGCTGGCCACAGTCCATTGTTATTTCTTTTCCCCCCATGGGGTCCACGGGTCCATCCCTCAATTGATGTAAGttgttcccctctcccttccccctcatttTGATTGTGGTCcgttgctgcctccctccccccattgtTCACTCTGGTCCACCCTCATTTGGGggagagatggatggatgggaaTGGATTGTGGTCAATGTGGTCTGTCcccattttctttccccttcccatatTGAGCACAGTCCATTCCCATTTCCCTTCTGCAGTGACTGTGCTCCATCTGCACATGGTCTGTCcccatcttccttcctccctacATTGACTGCAGTCTGTCCCCATATGGATGTGGTCTGTTCCCTTCTCCATTCCCTCCCAAATTGACCATGGTCCATCCCAGTCTCCCTTCCCTTCACATGTTAACTGTTGTCATTTTCCACATTCATGCAGTCTGTCCTCCTCTCCTTTTCCCCCCACATCAACTATGGTCcgttcttctctttcttcccccaGCACTGACTCCACTCCATTTCCATATCAATATGGTATgtccccatttcccttccctgcGTATTAACTTCACAGTCCATTCCCATTTTCCTTCCCCCCAACACATTGAACACAGTCACTTCCCACACTGATGTGGTCTGtccccatctcccttccccccacatttGACTGTGATTCATCctgtctcccttcccccaacatTGACTGCACTTTATACACATATCAACATGGTTCATATCCATctacctcccccacccaccccccgacCATGCCCCactacttccccccaccccccctttctgCAGCTGCCATGGCACCCCTTCAACTCccccatcttccccccccccctgcagacgAGGCGGCGGCACAACAGTGCGGGGTGCTGGTGCACTGCCTGGCAGGTGTGAGCCGGTCAGTGACGGTAACAGTGGCCTACTTGATGCAGCGCCTGCGCCTCTCACTCAACGATGCCTACGACCTCGTCAAACGGAAGAAGGCTGATGCCTCCCCCAACTTCAactttctgggccagctgctagacTTTGAGCgccagctgggcctggctgaGGGTGGGCTTGGGCCTGGTAGCCCCCCGGGCCCCCAaagtcccagccctgcgccctcccctgctgccttcttctctGATGATGACCCAGGGCCATCCCCTCATAACCTCACATAGCCCCCTAGGCCTGGCATTTACCCCCCCCACTTTCCCGCACTCTAGTGTAAGAGCTTATGGCCTGGGGGCTCAAACTCAGGGAGGGCAGTGGCTAACCTATAAaattcctccccccttcccccaaccactGGCACCAGTGGAGCGGTCCCTGGTGGTTGGGCACCTACCCCCATTGTTTCTTGGGGGACTGGAACCAGCTGCTGGAGAATAACCTGGAACTGGCAATTGAGAACCTGAAGCCTAGGTTCTAGACTACCCCCCCATCTGCTGGGATCTACAAGAGACTTGGATCGTCTGTGCATCCAGAACAAAGGTGGATCTAGACTGGAACCTCATGGGATGCTCTAGGacaagcccagcccctggggtGCCAGGTCCAGGCTGAAGCCGGGTCAGGACCAGGAGGCACTATGGGTGCCTCTCTGTgtgtgcctgcccagctggagggaagggacTCTGCGCCCTGGCTGcgtctgtgtgcgtgtgtcctATTCTCCCTGCCAGTGGAGGCTGGAGTCCACCCTccatgcacatgcctgcaggtGCGTAACCCTTGGGAGGGGTtgccatgtgcacatgtgcatctcaggccttttatttttaacagttttcaTATATGTGGGGTtgagggggcaggagctggggtgaccCTGGGGCTGGTGGTCTCCCCCTGAAACAAAGTGGACAATAAAGCAGGACTTTATCACCAAAGGCTGGGGGCTTCCTTTGTTCTGCCTGCGTGGGAGGATTGTGAGGCCAGAGCCTTGGGTCTCTGGGTGCTGGGGCGGGCTTCAGGAGTTCCGGTGCCTGTGCTGAGGGCTCCCCTGCTGCGGGGGACAGGGGCCCCTGCTAGACCCCGCCCCCTTTGTTCTCCATCCCAAGCAGGCCCGCCCTCCGACCCTGCCCAAAACGTATCTAGCCCCGCTCCTCCCCGCAACAGCCAGGCTGGCTCCGCGCGCAGAGAAAGGGGCGTGGCCCCACCTGAGCTCCCGACTAATGAGCGGGGGGCGGGGTCACACGTCGCGCGGTGCGAAGATGGCGATAGCGGCTGAAGCAGCTGCGCTGTACCAGCGCCTGCAGGTAGCGCCGGGGAGACTACTGCAACCGTTTGCGGGGAGGGAACcgggctgggctggaccagcaGGACCGGGAGGGATTGGGCGAGACCATCTCTAAGAGACCCCAGGGAGTGGGGAAAACCATCTCCCGCCAGCACGGCCGGGAGGGGAAGGCGGGGCCGGGCTGTCTGACCCCCTTTTCCCCCGCAGGAGCTGGGTTGTCCCGCACTAGAAGGCGCGGCCCCGGAGGACCCCGATGGCGCTCTACGCCTACTCTGCGCCCCTGGTGGGGCGCGGCGGGCGGCCGTCCTGGAGTGGGCCTGCATGCGGTACTGCTCGGCCCCTTCCCAGCGTGCACCGcgccctgcccccttgcccccccgcTGACCGCCCCTTCCCGCCCACAGGACCTGCCCATCGCTGCGGGAGCTGCTGAACGCGATCCCCGAGGGCCGGGACGAGCTGAGAGCCCGAGGTGGGTTGGGGcgggacccaggcatccgggccccCTGCTGGCCCGCTCTGTCCCCAGGAATCCAGGAGTCCTGCGCTAGGCGGCCGCACCCGGTGTCAGACGGGAGGTCCTTGTTGTACTCGGCCCCGCTGCTCCTCGTCCGGGCGAGCGCCCGGTTCTCCCCAGCATAGCCTGCCCCAGAGGaactgcagctctgtgctgcgtGACCCCCAACCCGAGCCGGCTGCACCCCGGGGTCCGAGGTTTGCCTGCTccagtgccccctcctcccacacccttAGTGCTGCAGGACTCTGCTAACCCAGTCCCAGAGCCAGTAGCACCCCGCATCCCCATTGACCTAGCCACAGCACGGGCTCCCTCAGGACCCTTTCTCCTCAGCCTCATCTAACGGGCTCTGTCCTCACAGAGGTggtcaagctgggggctgacctGCTGCTATGCCACCCGGAGGACCTTGCCCTCATTAaggtgagcaggggaaggggcatctctggggcggggggggcggagTGAGCTGctgcagtgtttctcagcctctTTTGTACCAGGGCACATCTGTAAACATCAGTGCCCATCCTGACTcagtgcacctcactcctgacctgctgcctctCATTGTGTGGgacggggggcaggcaggggttgggggggcaaggTGCCcctcaggctggagctctgccagcctgcaagggaaaagccatggtttccaagtttttctcttttaaaggagaatccattttaaaagtttgttcatgacccgttcatatatttttgcaacacataggttgagaaatgctggggCTGGAGAGTGGGGGTTGGGCAGGTGTGTTGGTTCCCCCATCCCTTGCTTTGACCCTTCCCCCTCCTACCAGGGTGATGCCCCCCCACTTCAGCAGCTCCGGTTCCTCGAGAGTCTCCTGAATGCGGTGCCTGAGCCCAACTCGGATGCCTCGCCAGCCAGGTGAGAGCTGTGGGCATAGCCTTGCTGCCCACCTCTACCCTCACCCCTCCTACctaggcatccaggctcccagccctttgCTGTAATGTACCTATTCTCTATTTCTAGAGctgggaaagaacccaggtgtaCAGGGTCTCCTCCAAACATCTGGGCCtttccacaccccacccccccacccctgaaccCAGGCATCCATGCTCTCCCCCACCAGGGAACCCAAACATCTGGGCTGACTGACCCCTCACACCCCATCCCAGGGAACCCAAGCATCTGGGCTGACGGACCTGTCCCCTGCAGGCACGGCGAGGACATTCTGCGTGAGATGCTGGTGGGCCCAGGCCTGGCCTCGCTGTCTCCCCCTGATCCCCCTGTGGTCCCCATGCTGCGCaccctgctgcctgagctgctgcccaggtgtgtggtgtggtggggttgggggtggaacCCGAGCATCCAggctctgagccctgctccctccccccgtATTGAACCAAGGCATTTGGGGCCCATGCCAGAAGAGAAACCCAGGGTCTGACGTcccaagcccccacccagcccccagagccaggagagaatgaggggtgcactgatagatttttttgggctgatactgatggccaatttgtaacgagccatatcagctgatactgatccaattgccagtatgtggagagcagtgtccggttggtaaatctggtgtgggggaaagggcagtgggggagggaaggggcctgagGAGGCAGACTGgggccctgcagtgagggagagagtggggctggggcaggtgctggcactgcacAGCCGGGCTGGGGCGGAACGTGGGACaaagctgtggctcatctggggggaggggggatggctCCTGTTGCTGCATGCACTCTAGGTGGGCATATGCTCTCCAGTTCTGtgcgcagggtgagggtgggctgccaatgcatgctggggccagggtggcgcTGGTCTCTTTCCggtaggggggctgggccaggcactgagggagggctatggtgaattttggggtggctgtagcccccctcccagtgctgccaccacccaccccagtgtagccccagcccaacccccatagctgggaagagcctggcatggCCCCAGTCCGCAGTGGCAGCCCGACTGCCCcactcacagatctggggggcatatgaCCCCCATGCCATTCTGGGCTCCGcgtagtggtgggagctgccccccacccaggtaaGCCACTCTAACTCCATTctattccctcccacccccagtgcttgcccctgcctccagtgccagccccactccctcctaccAGATCAACCAAAATATGTGATTGCTGatcatgtcaattttcctttttatcagtgccaatacgatatggaccaatgtatcagtgcacctctagagaGAACTCAGACTCCCAGTCCCAGGGCCAgaatagaacccaggcatccaggatccAAGACAGGAGGGGACtcaagctcccagccccaccacccagaGCCAGAATAGAAGCTAGGCGCCTGggccctggagctggctgggctctggggacccaggcatctgggctcctagCCCCCTCCctggaacccaggcgtccagggcCCAAGCCAAAACAGACCCCAGCATCTGGGTTTTCTATACcatccccctcccgcccccccagccctcaGAGTCAggaggggacccaggcatccaggctcgcACCCTTCTTCCAGAGCCAAAAGAGAATCCAGGTCCTGAGCTGGGAGGGgtcccaggcatctgggctgtGGTGTCTCTGCAGGCTTCAAGTGCCACAAGGGaagtcactgctgcagctgcacaaggaGCTGTATGAAGCTgatgctgccctggctctgtTGGAAGCTGAGGTGAGG encodes the following:
- the DUSP9 gene encoding dual specificity protein phosphatase 9; this encodes MEEAGLGRSGCWLRAQLVAGARLQVLDLRGRERYEAGHVVQALSVALPGLLLRRLRRGQLPTRALLPRPPGPVLLYDEATATLPTEPEPEPLLVTLLRQLRREGCAAYFLLGGYSKFQAEWPEYCESSQAVPGSGLPAAVGGGVVGLGGLSLGSDGDSGSPSSSGGGDSAGPSPPPPHPVQILPHLYLGGARDAADHEALARLGIRYVLNVTPNLPNLFAEHGGFHYKQIPISDHWSQNLARFFPEAIAFIDEAAAQQCGVLVHCLAGVSRSVTVTVAYLMQRLRLSLNDAYDLVKRKKADASPNFNFLGQLLDFERQLGLAEGGLGPGSPPGPQSPSPAPSPAAFFSDDDPGPSPHNLT
- the HAUS7 gene encoding HAUS augmin-like complex subunit 7 isoform X1 → MSGGRGHTSRGAKMAIAAEAAALYQRLQELGCPALEGAAPEDPDGALRLLCAPGGARRAAVLEWACMRTCPSLRELLNAIPEGRDELRAREVVKLGADLLLCHPEDLALIKGDAPPLQQLRFLESLLNAVPEPNSDASPARHGEDILREMLVGPGLASLSPPDPPVVPMLRTLLPELLPSPQSQEGTQASRLAPFFQSQKRIQVLSWEGSQASGLWCLCRLQVPQGKSLLQLHKELYEADAALALLEAEAPPLQLARRLPTLTLAAHDAQQLIRAFTGAEFGDLRPQGAQPSPHGAAFPPLHRCLSLTTQELVALAQVTDTTRDVTCVSDQQQDAAWRSGSSTTLPSRLQELQGHYRTLLASWKLPVTPDLPVPPL
- the HAUS7 gene encoding HAUS augmin-like complex subunit 7 isoform X3, with product MSGGRGHTSRGAKMAIAAEAAALYQRLQELGCPALEGAAPEDPDGALRLLCAPGGARRAAVLEWACMRTCPSLRELLNAIPEGRDELRAREVVKLGADLLLCHPEDLALIKGDAPPLQQLRFLESLLNAVPEPNSDASPARHGEDILREMLVGPGLASLSPPDPPVVPMLRTLLPELLPRLQVPQGKSLLQLHKELYEADAALALLEAEAPPLQLARRLPTLTLAAHDAQQLIRAFTGAEFGDLRPQGAQPSPHGAAFPPLHRCLSLTTQELVALAQVTDTTRDVTCVSDQQQDAAWRSGSSTTLPSRLQELQGHYRTLLASWKLPVTPDLPVPPL
- the HAUS7 gene encoding HAUS augmin-like complex subunit 7 isoform X2 codes for the protein MSGGRGHTSRGAKMAIAAEAAALYQRLQELGCPALEGAAPEDPDGALRLLCAPGGARRAAVLEWACMRTCPSLRELLNAIPEGRDELRAREVVKLGADLLLCHPEDLALIKGDAPPLQQLRFLESLLNAVPEPNSDASPARHGEDILREMLVGPGLASLSPPDPPVVPMLRTLLPELLPSPQSQEGTQASRLAPFFQSQKRIQVLSWEGSQASGLWCLCRLQVPQGKSLLQLHKELYEADAALALLEAEAPPLQLARRLPTLTLAAHDAQQLIRAFTGAEFGDLRPQGAQPSPHGAAFPPLHRCLSLTTQELVALAQVTDTTRDVTCVSDQQQDAAWRSGSSTTLLACRSCRAITGPFLLPGSFL